GCCGAAGACCGTCGGCGAGATCGTGGCGAGAGAATAGCCGACCAGGGATTGGAGCCCCATGGCAGCCCCCAGATAGCCGGGAGCGACCAGTTCCGTCAGCCCGGTGGAGAAAACCGGCGATTCGGCCACGACCAGATAACCGTACAGCAGACCGATGGTCAAGGTCAACCATATGTTGGAGTTGATCAGCCAGCCAAAGGAAAATGAGAGCAGGCCGCTGGAAAACATGACCATGGCGATGGTGGCGGTGCGGCCGAAACGGTCGGAAAGGGTGCCGGTCACGGCGGTCGAAAACGCGCCGATGCCGACCAGCAGCGCGGCAATGGTCGACGCGAGACCGGTGGCCCGCCCCTGGCCGTAGCCCCAGCCGACCAGGGCGGCCGTGAAGAACGGCGCCAGCCAACTCCTCATGCCGTACATCTCCCACATGTGGGAGCCGTAGCCTAAGATCATCAGGAGGGCCGGCCGGTTCCTGACCACCTCCACGGTGTAGCCCCTGGCGCTGTGCGCCCTGGGGACGGGGCGACAGCCGCGGAAGAGCGGAACGGAAAGAAGCGCCCCGGCAAACACCCCGGCAGAGCAGCAGATAAAGGCGACACGCCAGCCATAGAGCCCGCTCAGCCACCCGGTGACGGCCAGGGAAAGCGAGGAGCCCAGCATCAGCGAACCGACGTAGATACCGATGGCCCGGCCGCGCCTGGCCGGGGCGAACCGCTCAGCGACCAGCTTGAGCCCCGGCATGTAGGTGCCCCCCATGCCGATGCCGGTCAGGGCGCGCAGGATCAGGCCGCTGGTGAAGTCGTGGGCGTACAGGGCAAACAGCAGGTTGGCGGCGGCAGACCAGAGGGCGGCGCCGACGAAGATCAGTTTGGTGTTCATGCGATCGGTCAGGGTCGAGAGGATGACCCCCGAGGCGATGTAGCCCAACTGGTAGACCGAGAAGATCATGCCCGCCCGGGTGTTGCTCATGTTCCATTCCTGCCGCAGGATGGGTAGAATGGCCGAGTAGTTGATAAACACCAGCATGATGAAGAGCTGGCACAGGCAGAGCCGCACGAGCCAGCGGGTATCCTCCCGTTCCTGGCCGGTGCCGGGGGATGCCGTGGTCATGGAAACAGGTCCGCTTCCTTGAATCGTTTTCCCTCGCGGTCCTTGGCGGAGATGGTCGGTTCCGCGGCAAGCGGCCACTGGATCGCCAGATCGGGGTCATTCCAGGCGATGCAGCGTTCGTGCTCCGGTGCCCAGTAATCGGTGGTCAGGTACAGGAATTCGGCATGTTCCGAGGTGACGCAGAAGCCGTGGGCGAATCCGGGGGGGACCCACATCTGCCGCTTGTTTTCTGCGGTGAGGTGCGCTCCGAACCAGGCGCCGAACGTGGGCGAACTGCGGCGGATGTCCACCGCCACGTCGAAAACCTCACCGACGATGACCCGTACCAGTTTTCCCTGGGGGTGTTGAATCTGATAGTGCAGCCCGCGTAGGACCCCGCCGGTCGAACGGGAGTGGTTGTGCTGGACGAAGGTGGCGTCGAGCCCGGTCAATTGGCGCCAGACCCGTTCGTTGAAACTCTCGAAGAAAAAACCGCGTTCATCGCCGAAAACCTTGGGTTCGAGGATGATAACGTCGGGAATGGTGGTGGGAATAATGTTCATGGCTGCTCCGCAGGAAATGGGATGGTGAACCTGTTCTAGCAAATTCAGGGGGCATGCCGCAAGAGATACTTTTTGCAGAACCGCCCCCTAAACAGGGTGGATTTTTCTGAAAAGCGCGCTATGATGGGGGCATGATCAATTCTACTCTTTTACCCAACGGCGTCAGGCTCATCAGTCAGCGTGCCGAACATATGCATACCGTTTCCATCGGCATCTGGGTTGCCAACGGCACGCGCCACGAATCCACGGACAATAACGGCATCGCCCACTTCATCGAGCATCTCCTCTTCAAAGGGACAAAACGGCGCACCGCACGCCAGATATCCCACGAGATCGATTCCATGGGAGGCATCCTCAATGCCTTCACCGGCCACGAATACGTCTGCTACTACGCCAAGGTGCTGGCTTCATTCCTCCCCAGGGTGGCGGATCTCCTGACCGACATCTTTCTCCATTCCAATTTTCCGGCGGATGAGATCGAGCGTGAGCGGAAGGTGATCCTCCAGGAGATCAAGATGCGGGATGACGCGCCGGAAGAGTGCATCCACGACCGTTTTCACCAGAGCTTCTGGAAAGGGCATCCCCTGGGGCTGTCGGTGCTTGGCTCGGAAGAAACGATCAGCCGGCTCTCCCGCAATGACATCGTCACGTACAAACAGAACCATTACCGCCCCGAGGATATCATCATCTCGGCCGCCGGCAACGTGAACCACGCTGAGCTGGTCACTCTCATGGAGGCGGCTTTCTCGGGGATTTCGTCGCGCGGGGTGCCGGCTGCCGCCGCCGGAGCGATCAGTCCTTCCGGCAGGGGCGTCAACCTGATCGAGCGGGACCTGGAACAGTCCCTGATTTGCCTGGGCACGCGGGCACTCCCCCAGAATCATCCCGACCGCTATGCCTTGTTTCTGCTCAACACCATTTTGGGGGGCGGCATGAGCTCGCGTCTCTTTGAAGAGGTGCGCGAGAAAAAGGGCTTGGCCTACTCGGTCTATTCCTATGTCATTGCCCACGCCGACTCGGGCTCGCTGGTGGTGTACGCCGGGACGGAACAGAAGCACTGCCGGGAGGTGATCGACATCGCCCTGCGGGAGATGGGGCGTCTGAAGCGCGAAGCGGTTCCGGCGGACGAACTCGATTCCGCCCGGGAGCAACTCAAGGGAAAGATTCTCATGTCCCTGGAGAGTACCGACAGCCTGATGACCCGCCTGGCCAGAAACGAGATCTACCTGCAGCGTTATCAGCCGGTCGAGGAGGTCCTGGCCGGTTTTGATGCCGTCGGCGCCGACGATATCATGGCGCTGGCGAGCGAGCTTTTCGACGGCAGCAAGCTGAATCTGGAAGTGATGGGCAAGGTCGCCGGACTTGACGTGACCGGGGACCGTCTGGTCTTCTGAAGTGCTGCGGTCAATCCCTGCCGGTATGGCCGAAACCTCCTGCACCACGTGAACTGTCTTGGCTGAACTCCTCGACAATATTCAACTCTGTCTGGATCACCGGCACAAACAGCATCTGGCAGATGCGTTCGCCCGGCTCCACGGTGTAGGCCGTCGCGCCCCGATTCAGGATGCCGATGCCGATCTCTCCTTGATAGTCCGAATCGATAACCCCGACCGTGTTGGCCAGCACAATCCCGTGTTTGATGCCGAGTCCCGAGCGGGGCACCAGGAGAGCCACCAGGCCCGGGTCATGGATGCTGATGGCTATGCCGCTGGGGACCAGCACGGTCTCTCCGGGCTGCACCGTGAGGGGGGCGTCCAGGCAGGCCCGCAGGTCCATGGCCGCCGAACCGCCGGTGGCATAGGTGGGAAGCGGGATGCGCGAGCCCATCAGCGGGCTCATGATTTTGGTTTCAATTTTGTGTCTGTTCATGATAGCTTTCCCGGCAATTCAGAATGACTGCGTTTGGCCGCTACCATAACCAAGAGGGGCCGGCAAGCGCAACCAAAATCTGCTGGTAAAAAGGGGTTGTGTCTGATGAAAGATAATAGAATTACTCAGTTTGCAGAGATATTGGTAGACTATTCTACGCGGGTGAAAAAGGGCGACGTGGTGCTGATCAACGCCGCAGGGCTCGAGGCCCTTCCCCTGGTCAAGGAACTCCACGCCCTCTGTCTCAAGCGGGGCGCCGCGTATGTGGAATATGCCTTTTCCGTCCCCGAGATCGACCGCAATTTCTACAACCTGGCCAACAAGCAGCAGTTGGAGCATTTTCCCCAGCACAAACTGGATTTCTTCAAGACCCTGACCGTCTACATCGGCATCGCGGCCGGCGACAACTCCATGGTCATGGCCAATGCCCGCCAGCAGGCCATGGTCGCCTACCAGAAACTCACCAGACCGCTGGTGGACCAACGGGTCAAGCATACCCGCTGGGTGGTGACCCGCTACCCGACCCACGCCGCGGCCCAGGAAGCCAAGATGAGTTTGGATGAGTATGAAGATTACCTGTTTTCGGCCTGTTGCATCGATTGGCATGCCGAGTCGAAAAAACAGGCCAAACTCAAGAAGCTGATCGACAAGACCAAAGAGGTTCGCATCGTTGCGCCGGATACGGATCTGGCGTTCAGTATCGACGGCCTGCCGGGGATCAAATGCGACGGGCGCCTCAATATGCCGGACGGCGAGGTGTTCACCGCGCCGGTCCGGGATTCGGTCCAAGGGCATATCACCTACAACTGCCCCAGCATCTATCAGGGCAAGGAGTTCAACGGCGTGCGCTTCGAGTTCAAGGACGGCAGGATCGTCAAGGCCAGCGCCAATGCCGGCATGAGCGGGGCGCTCAACAAAATCCTGGATACGGACGAGGGGGCCCGCTATATCGGCGAATTTTCCCTGGGAATCAATCCCGGCATCCGTCGCCCCATGCGCAACATCCTCTTTGACGAGAAGATCTTCGGCTCGATCCATTTCACGCCGGGTCAGGCCTACGATGAGTGCGACAACGGCAACCGCTCCGCCGTGCATTGGGATCTGGTCAGAATCCTTGCCGATGGCGAAATCTGGTTCGATGGCGTCCTGATCCAGAAGAAGGGCGTGTTTGTCCATAAGGATCTGTTGGAACTGAATCCGTGACAGGGGTGGAATGATCCGTATGAGTGAAGAGAAACAACCCGAGATCGAATTTGAACATGATGATTTCGAGAGCGCGTCGTTCGACGATGAACTCCGGGTGGATGGGTGTTGCCAGGAATTGCTCAAGCGCTTTTACCTCCATCTGGTCGGCAGGGGCATGACGCCGGAGCAGGCATCGGAGCTGGCCTTCAGCGCCGATCTCTATCTGCGGGACTACGTGGTGGATTTTGCCCGTGAGAACGTGTCCCGGCCGCAACCGGGCATCGTGAGGCGCTTTGCGGCGACATGGTTCATCACCCACACGCTCGATCCGGAGATGCGCATCCTGGAGCGGCACCTGGCCGGCGTCCGCGAGCTGTATCGCTATCTGCACGGACAACACCTGATCTCCCGGGAAGAACTCGATTTTCTTGAGGCAGAGGCGGCCCAGACCGATTATTATAACCAGCGTATCGAGAGCTTTCTCGCCATTGTCGGCGACGGCTATTTTGCCTGGGAAGCGGAATGCCCCCTGCGGGGCTGACATTTTCACTGTAAAGGGAACCGATGGACCATGGCTGGTAGAAGTTTAAAACGGATAACCATAACGATCCTGGCCCAGGAGCACGCGAGGCGGGACTGGTACTTCGACTTCGAGGCAGAGCTTTTCCGGCGTTTTTGCGAAAAACTGTCGCGGGAGATGAAGAAGCTGGGCGTTGCACTCAGCATCGTGAACAATCGGGATACGACCATTACCATCAACAGCTATGCCGACCTGTTGAACTGTGTCAAAATTTCCTCCCCCGATGACGGCCATAGCAACCAGTGTGTCGGGCACATCATCGGCAAGAGCGAACATCTGGATATTATGGAGGATATCGGGACGGCGGTACGGCGGATCGCCTTTGCCCCGGAAACGGTTGCACCGTCAAACGAATTCAGAAAGGTATGCCACAACTGCGGTTGCGGGTGTTGAAACAGGACCGATGAACAATACTACGGATAGATTTGAAGCATTGCTGGAAAGGGTCGATCGACTCATCGATGGGATGATGCCCGCTGCCGCTGCCCCCCCTGATTGCGAACATTACCTGGCGTTTCGCTGGGAACGGACCGGCGAGCGGGGCCGGCTGGCGCCGGTGACGAGTCCCCATCTCTTTGATCTGAACGAATTGGTGGGCATCGACGATATCAAGGAAGAGGTGGTGCGCAACACCACCCAGTTCGTGGAGGGGCTGCCGGCCAATAATGTACTCCTGTGGGGGGAGCGGGGATGCGGTAAATCGTCCCTGGTCAAGGGGCTCCTGAAACCGTTCGCCTCGCGGGGATTGCGGATCGTGGAGCTGAAACGCTGGGATATCATGTCCTTGCCCCACATTACCTCCATGCTGCGGGAGGCGCCGTACCGTTTTCTCCTGTTCTGCGACGACCTTTCCTTCGATGAAGGCGAGGGGGATTTTCGTGCCCTCAAGACCCTGCTGGACGGCGACATCGAGGAACGGCCAGGCAATGTGCTGATCTACGCCACCTCGAACCGCCGCCACCTCATGCCGGAGCGGATGGAAGACAACACCGGCGCCTTGGAGATACATCCCGAGGAGGCTGTGGGTGAAAAGCTGGCGTTAGCCGATCGTTTTGGTTTGTCGTTCGGGTTTTACAGTCTTGACCAGGATGAGTATCTTGATGTGGTTCGCTATTATGCGGCTCGCCGGGGGCTTGGGGTGAAAGACGGGGAGCTGTGCGATTTGGCGGTGAAGTGGTCGTTGTATTCCGCGCGCCGCAGCGGGCGTTCGGCCCGCCAGTTTGTGGATGACCTGGAAGGGCGTCTGGGGCTGACAAAAAACGGCAGGCGGAAAAAGTCTTCCCATTGACCGGGGCACGTGATGTTCCGGGCAGGTTCAAGTCACGGAAAGTAGTAGCTTTAAACGATAGTATGGTGTATTTGTTAAGGCAAGCACATCTCGTGGACACGAATCTGGATATATGTCCGCCCGCCTGAAACGCAGGAGAAGATAGCTGGAAAAACGACAGTGAGTGCTGTCGACCCCTTCTGCGAAGGAGAAGTTTGTCTATGGCCACCGCCGTCATACCGGAAACTGTCAGGAAACTGCTTGCTTCGCAGCCTATCGAACTGCCGATCTTTCATCCCGTTGCCATCAAGCTGCAACGCATGCTTTCCGATTATGACTTTACGGTGGATGAAGTCGCCCATGTGGCCATCGAGGACCAGTCTTTGGCCACCCAGATGCTGAAGATGGCCAATTCGCCCATGTATATGGGGCGCACCAAGGTCGCCACCATCAAAGAGGCCGTTATCCGGCTGGGGGCGCAACAGGTTATCAATCTCGCCATAGCCGCCTCACAAGCCGCCATACACTCGTCCCAGAATGAAGCGCTCAACCGTTACATGAAGCAGCTTTGGCTCCACAGCCACGGCTCGGCCCTCGGCGCGCGCTGGCTTGCCCATGGTTGCGGCATGCGCGGCGTTGCCGACGAAACCTATCTGGCCGCACTTCTGCACGATGTCGGTAAACTCTATCTGCTCAAAGCGATCGAGCGTTTGGTGGATGCCGGCGTGATCAGTTCCCTGTTCGACGAAGAGTTGATCTCCGACATCTTCGAGGCCATGCATGTTGAACAGGGCTACCGCCTGATGCTGCACTGGAATTTCCCGGCCATGTACTGCGATGTGGTCCGGGATCATCATCTCGAACAGTGGGATCTGGTCAACAAGATGCTG
The genomic region above belongs to Oryzomonas sagensis and contains:
- a CDS encoding ATP-binding protein produces the protein MNNTTDRFEALLERVDRLIDGMMPAAAAPPDCEHYLAFRWERTGERGRLAPVTSPHLFDLNELVGIDDIKEEVVRNTTQFVEGLPANNVLLWGERGCGKSSLVKGLLKPFASRGLRIVELKRWDIMSLPHITSMLREAPYRFLLFCDDLSFDEGEGDFRALKTLLDGDIEERPGNVLIYATSNRRHLMPERMEDNTGALEIHPEEAVGEKLALADRFGLSFGFYSLDQDEYLDVVRYYAARRGLGVKDGELCDLAVKWSLYSARRSGRSARQFVDDLEGRLGLTKNGRRKKSSH
- a CDS encoding MFS transporter, producing the protein MTTASPGTGQEREDTRWLVRLCLCQLFIMLVFINYSAILPILRQEWNMSNTRAGMIFSVYQLGYIASGVILSTLTDRMNTKLIFVGAALWSAAANLLFALYAHDFTSGLILRALTGIGMGGTYMPGLKLVAERFAPARRGRAIGIYVGSLMLGSSLSLAVTGWLSGLYGWRVAFICCSAGVFAGALLSVPLFRGCRPVPRAHSARGYTVEVVRNRPALLMILGYGSHMWEMYGMRSWLAPFFTAALVGWGYGQGRATGLASTIAALLVGIGAFSTAVTGTLSDRFGRTATIAMVMFSSGLLSFSFGWLINSNIWLTLTIGLLYGYLVVAESPVFSTGLTELVAPGYLGAAMGLQSLVGYSLATISPTVFGWALDIFRNWQPLPGVNGAWGLAFASLGVGGVAGPVFMWWLRRSPESLKMANGRR
- a CDS encoding HDOD domain-containing protein, with protein sequence MATAVIPETVRKLLASQPIELPIFHPVAIKLQRMLSDYDFTVDEVAHVAIEDQSLATQMLKMANSPMYMGRTKVATIKEAVIRLGAQQVINLAIAASQAAIHSSQNEALNRYMKQLWLHSHGSALGARWLAHGCGMRGVADETYLAALLHDVGKLYLLKAIERLVDAGVISSLFDEELISDIFEAMHVEQGYRLMLHWNFPAMYCDVVRDHHLEQWDLVNKMLTIVRFVNLACRRIGLGLKHDPALELIATKEAEVLDLSSFQIAELEALLEESREAVFE
- a CDS encoding aminopeptidase, encoding MKDNRITQFAEILVDYSTRVKKGDVVLINAAGLEALPLVKELHALCLKRGAAYVEYAFSVPEIDRNFYNLANKQQLEHFPQHKLDFFKTLTVYIGIAAGDNSMVMANARQQAMVAYQKLTRPLVDQRVKHTRWVVTRYPTHAAAQEAKMSLDEYEDYLFSACCIDWHAESKKQAKLKKLIDKTKEVRIVAPDTDLAFSIDGLPGIKCDGRLNMPDGEVFTAPVRDSVQGHITYNCPSIYQGKEFNGVRFEFKDGRIVKASANAGMSGALNKILDTDEGARYIGEFSLGINPGIRRPMRNILFDEKIFGSIHFTPGQAYDECDNGNRSAVHWDLVRILADGEIWFDGVLIQKKGVFVHKDLLELNP
- a CDS encoding M16 family metallopeptidase, producing the protein MINSTLLPNGVRLISQRAEHMHTVSIGIWVANGTRHESTDNNGIAHFIEHLLFKGTKRRTARQISHEIDSMGGILNAFTGHEYVCYYAKVLASFLPRVADLLTDIFLHSNFPADEIERERKVILQEIKMRDDAPEECIHDRFHQSFWKGHPLGLSVLGSEETISRLSRNDIVTYKQNHYRPEDIIISAAGNVNHAELVTLMEAAFSGISSRGVPAAAAGAISPSGRGVNLIERDLEQSLICLGTRALPQNHPDRYALFLLNTILGGGMSSRLFEEVREKKGLAYSVYSYVIAHADSGSLVVYAGTEQKHCREVIDIALREMGRLKREAVPADELDSAREQLKGKILMSLESTDSLMTRLARNEIYLQRYQPVEEVLAGFDAVGADDIMALASELFDGSKLNLEVMGKVAGLDVTGDRLVF
- the dut gene encoding dUTP diphosphatase — translated: MNRHKIETKIMSPLMGSRIPLPTYATGGSAAMDLRACLDAPLTVQPGETVLVPSGIAISIHDPGLVALLVPRSGLGIKHGIVLANTVGVIDSDYQGEIGIGILNRGATAYTVEPGERICQMLFVPVIQTELNIVEEFSQDSSRGAGGFGHTGRD
- the rfbC gene encoding dTDP-4-dehydrorhamnose 3,5-epimerase, whose amino-acid sequence is MNIIPTTIPDVIILEPKVFGDERGFFFESFNERVWRQLTGLDATFVQHNHSRSTGGVLRGLHYQIQHPQGKLVRVIVGEVFDVAVDIRRSSPTFGAWFGAHLTAENKRQMWVPPGFAHGFCVTSEHAEFLYLTTDYWAPEHERCIAWNDPDLAIQWPLAAEPTISAKDREGKRFKEADLFP